TGAAGCAGCCGAAGACCGGCTGATGAGTCTACTGGATAGCGCCCGGCAGGAGCGCGCACAGGAAGAAAGCGCCTACCAGCAACGGCTGAAGCAGGCTGATAAACGTAACGCGACGCTGGCCGAAGAGGTCAAAGCGCTGGAAAAATCAATCCATCAGTATCAGCTTGAGGCGCATGCCAAGCAGCAAGCTTATCAGCAGCTTCAAACAACGTTTGATGCACTGGAGCAACGCTACCAAGAAGCGGTCAAGAAACTCGAGGATGCAGAATCGGCACTAGCCGAAGAAACGCGACAGCATGATGCTCGCGAAAAGGCCTGGCAGGAGCAGCTTTGGTCAAGGATGGACGCCATGCAGCGGCAATTAACAGATCTGCCAGCGTCAATGACCAAGGGGCAGGAAGGTCAGCGAAAAGATGAAGATTGCCGTGACTAGGGCATGCTTAGCCCGAATACAAAAAAGCCCAGCAAACGCTGGGCATCATAAAGTTGGCGGAGTGCTATCGGTTACCGATAGTAAGCATTGGTGGTGTCCGAATGGTCGGTCACATCACGAATGCCGCCAAGCTCGGGAATACGCTCCATCAACGTTTTCTCGACGCCATCCTTTAGCGTCAGGTCAACGGCCGCACAACCCTGGCAGCCACCGCCGAAGGCCAGCACCGCCATATTTTGCTCGGTCAGTTCGACCAGCTTGACTTCACCGCCGTGAGAGGCCAAGCCAGGGTTGATTTCGCTGTACAGAACATAGTTGACGCGGTCTTCCAGCGGACTGTCCGCGTTGACCTTGGGCATTTTGGCGTTAGGCGCCTTGATGGTCAGTTGGCCACCCATGCGGTCGGCGTTAAAGTCGACCACTGCCTCTTCAAGGAATGCCAGGCTGTTCTTGTCGAGAAACACATTGATTTTCTCGAGCTCAAGCTTTTCGTCAGTCGGCTCTTCTTCGCCCGGGCGGCAATAGGCCAAACACGTTTCGGCGTAAGGGGTGCCCGGCTGGGTGATGAAAATGCGCACAGCGATACCTTCGACGTTTTGCTTGTCCAGCAACTCCGCCAGGTAATCCTGCGCACTGTCTGTAATATCAATACCTTGGGTATCGACGTTGGTTTCGGCTTCTGCTGTCGTGGTCATGAGGGGTGTTTTCCTCCCGTGGCAGTGGCGGAGCCACTTCACATGTCATTTTGTGTCTATGGTAAGCAAAACAACGCGCCGACACAATCCCGACTGTTTTACTAGGCTATTTGCGTTTGCTTCTACGTCTCAACCTCGCCTTCCCAACCCATTAACAAAGCGCCTTTTGTGTATGCCTATGGCATTCATTAGCAATACATTGCTGCCCCGCATGACACCCTTTGTTATCATAGTGCGCCGCTGATTCATTTGAACGGCGACGGCCGACGATAAGAGCCCCTCTTTTGACTGCGACGCTGGAGACTTTCCCCTGCCATGGCTGCTAGTGATTTGATTGCCACCTTAACCCAACGCCTGAATCAACGTATCCATATTCTGGATGGCGGCATGGGGACCATGTTGCAGAATGCCGAGCTGAGCGAGGAGGAATTTCGCGGCCAGCGTTTCAGTGACTGGCCGTCGGACCTGAAAGGCAACAATGATTTACTGGCGCTAACCTGCCCCGACGTGGTGACCCGCATTCACCGCGATTATCTGGAGGCCGGTGCCGATATTATCGAAACCAACACCTTCAACAGCACGCGACTCTCTCAGGCCGACTACGGCATGGAAGACATTGTGCCGGAGCTGAACCGCGAGTCAGCGCGACTGGCTCGGGAAGTGTGTGACGCCGTTGCCGAAGAGACCGGCGTACCGCGGTATGTGGCGGGCGTACTGGGTCCTACTTCGCGAACCGCGTCGCTATCGCCGGATGTCAACGACCCCGCCAAACGTAACGTGACGTTCAATGAGCTGCGCGACAATTACCTCGAAGCGGCTCAGGCGCTCGTCGACGGTGGCGCCGATCTGATCATGATCGAGACCATCTTCGATACGCTGAATGCCAAGGCCGCCATCTACGCTCTTGAGGAATTGTTCGAGTCCCTGGGCAAGCGGCTGCCGGTGATGATTTCAGGCACTATCACCGACGCTTCGGGGCGGACGCTATCGGGGCAAACCACAGAAGCTTTCTGGAACTCCATTCGTCATGCGGAGCCGTTTTCCGTCGGCCTTAACTGTGCGTTGGGGGCTGAAGAGCTGCGCCAGTACGTCGAAGAGCTTTCCACCAAGGCCGATACTTTCGTATCGGCCCACCCCAATGCGGGCCTGCCCAACGAATTCGGCGAAT
This window of the Halomonas sp. SH5A2 genome carries:
- the nfuA gene encoding Fe-S biogenesis protein NfuA, whose protein sequence is MTTTAEAETNVDTQGIDITDSAQDYLAELLDKQNVEGIAVRIFITQPGTPYAETCLAYCRPGEEEPTDEKLELEKINVFLDKNSLAFLEEAVVDFNADRMGGQLTIKAPNAKMPKVNADSPLEDRVNYVLYSEINPGLASHGGEVKLVELTEQNMAVLAFGGGCQGCAAVDLTLKDGVEKTLMERIPELGGIRDVTDHSDTTNAYYR